In Chitinophaga sp. HK235, a single window of DNA contains:
- a CDS encoding GDCCVxC domain-containing (seleno)protein, which yields MSNITCPHCGHSKNEFMLTNACRYFYECKNCHQQLQPLKSDCCVFCSYGSVKYPPVQQNRPCCQNPLKKKLAVEKI from the coding sequence GTGAGTAATATCACCTGTCCGCATTGCGGCCACAGCAAAAATGAATTCATGCTGACCAATGCCTGCCGTTATTTTTATGAATGTAAAAACTGCCATCAGCAGCTACAGCCATTAAAAAGTGACTGCTGTGTATTTTGTAGTTACGGCAGCGTCAAATATCCGCCTGTACAGCAGAACAGGCCCTGCTGTCAAAATCCCCTCAAGAAAAAATTGGCTGTTGAAAAAATATAA